The proteins below come from a single Bremerella sp. JC817 genomic window:
- the glgP gene encoding alpha-glucan family phosphorylase — translation MTRTEDENVTAPVELSAEKLHEKCMALANNLWWTWQPDVFNLFRDLDPIRWRQLDHNPIALLREFTPDRLETRVAEMVLYSRINHAYRRLKEYMSSSTPWADTHAGVLGSKPVAYFSAEFGIHESIQIYSGGLGVLSGDHIKSASGLGVPLVAIGLFYDQGYFKQHLNEEGYQMEEYQDTKVENLPMKHAVDPEGKPITVTVELKGGKLLAKVWQMNVGRVPLFLLDCDVDGNSPEDRELTSRLYGGDERTRIRQEMVLGVGGIKALKALGITPGVYHLNEGHSAFATLEAVRDHMHEDGMSFDDALREVAKRTVFTTHTPVPAGHDRFDAGLIEEHLGHLRESISISHEQLMGLGRVDTNNQHETFCMTVLGLKASRRANAVSQLHGHVSRSMWAHLWPWRVEEEIPIGHITNGVHIPSWIAWQMQQLYDRHFPSGWYHHMGEPDAWQFIHEVDPGELWETHATLKNLLLQFVRRRISRQCRRRGESDDAVERARTVLDPNVLTIGFARRFATYKRADLFMTDVDRLVEMMSDPKRPVQFIFAGKAHPKDEPGKAKIKKIQNLRHDPQFRDKIVFIEDYDINVCRHMIQGVDVWLNNPRQPLEASGTSGQKVVLNGGLNCSILDGWWAEAYDGRNGFAIGTGRTHTDTAKQDARDAEDLYKVLENEVIPLYYDRDVDGLPRDWIKRMMYSISTLAWRFSAHRMVADYTKLCYVPAAGGLSSQMPT, via the coding sequence ATGACAAGAACTGAAGACGAAAACGTAACGGCACCTGTCGAACTCTCCGCTGAAAAGTTGCACGAGAAGTGCATGGCATTGGCCAACAACTTGTGGTGGACTTGGCAGCCCGACGTCTTCAACTTGTTCCGCGATCTCGACCCGATCCGTTGGCGTCAACTCGACCACAACCCGATCGCTCTGCTACGAGAATTTACGCCAGACCGGCTGGAAACACGTGTCGCCGAAATGGTGCTCTACAGCCGTATCAACCACGCCTATCGTCGGTTGAAGGAATACATGTCCAGCAGCACGCCATGGGCCGATACCCATGCCGGCGTGCTCGGATCGAAGCCGGTCGCTTACTTCTCGGCCGAATTCGGTATCCACGAATCGATTCAGATCTACTCAGGCGGTCTCGGCGTTTTGTCGGGCGACCATATCAAGAGTGCCAGTGGCCTGGGCGTGCCGCTGGTGGCGATCGGCCTCTTCTACGATCAGGGCTACTTCAAGCAGCACCTGAACGAAGAAGGCTATCAGATGGAAGAGTATCAAGACACCAAAGTCGAGAACCTTCCGATGAAGCATGCCGTCGATCCTGAAGGCAAGCCGATCACCGTCACCGTCGAACTGAAGGGTGGCAAGCTGCTGGCCAAGGTTTGGCAGATGAACGTCGGTCGCGTGCCACTGTTCCTGCTGGATTGCGATGTCGATGGCAACAGCCCGGAAGATCGCGAACTGACCAGCCGTCTGTATGGTGGCGACGAACGTACCCGTATCCGTCAGGAAATGGTGCTCGGCGTTGGTGGTATCAAGGCTTTGAAGGCATTGGGCATCACCCCTGGCGTGTATCACCTGAACGAAGGCCACAGCGCATTCGCCACGCTAGAAGCCGTTCGAGATCACATGCACGAAGATGGCATGAGCTTCGACGACGCACTTCGCGAAGTTGCCAAGCGAACGGTCTTCACCACGCACACTCCGGTTCCAGCCGGTCACGACCGCTTCGACGCCGGGCTGATCGAAGAACACCTCGGACACCTCCGAGAGTCGATCAGCATCTCGCACGAGCAGTTGATGGGCTTGGGCCGTGTCGACACCAACAATCAGCACGAAACGTTCTGCATGACGGTGCTCGGCTTGAAGGCTTCGCGTCGTGCCAACGCCGTGAGCCAACTGCACGGACACGTTTCCCGCAGCATGTGGGCTCACCTCTGGCCATGGCGTGTCGAAGAAGAAATTCCGATCGGGCACATCACCAACGGCGTTCACATTCCATCGTGGATCGCCTGGCAGATGCAACAGCTTTACGATCGCCACTTCCCAAGTGGTTGGTATCACCACATGGGCGAGCCAGATGCCTGGCAGTTCATCCATGAAGTCGATCCTGGCGAACTGTGGGAAACCCACGCCACGCTGAAGAACCTGCTGCTGCAGTTCGTTCGTCGTCGTATCTCGCGCCAGTGTCGTCGCCGAGGTGAAAGCGATGATGCAGTGGAACGAGCACGAACCGTGCTGGATCCGAACGTCCTGACGATCGGGTTCGCACGTCGTTTCGCCACTTACAAACGAGCCGACTTGTTCATGACCGACGTCGATCGCCTTGTCGAAATGATGAGCGATCCCAAGCGTCCGGTTCAGTTCATCTTCGCTGGTAAGGCTCACCCGAAAGACGAGCCAGGCAAGGCGAAGATCAAGAAGATCCAGAACCTGCGTCACGATCCGCAGTTCCGCGACAAAATTGTCTTCATTGAAGACTACGACATCAACGTTTGCCGCCACATGATTCAAGGTGTCGACGTTTGGTTGAACAACCCACGTCAGCCTCTGGAAGCTTCGGGTACCTCGGGCCAAAAGGTCGTCCTCAACGGCGGCTTGAACTGCTCGATCCTCGACGGTTGGTGGGCGGAAGCTTACGACGGCCGTAACGGCTTCGCCATCGGTACCGGTCGTACCCACACCGATACCGCCAAGCAGGATGCCCGTGACGCCGAGGACCTTTACAAGGTGCTCGAAAACGAAGTCATTCCGCTGTACTACGACCGCGACGTCGATGGTCTGCCACGCGACTGGATCAAACGCATGATGTACAGCATCAGCACCCTGGCCTGGCGATTCAGCGCACACCGCATGGTCGCCGACTACACCAAGCTGTGCTACGTGCCAGCGGCCGGTGGTCTCAGCAGCCAGATGCCTACCTAG
- a CDS encoding acyl-CoA dehydrogenase family protein, translating to MSSNEIITPNSPNLEALCAQLRQLANFLPTAHDWPHEQLQICARMGVFRWFVAQEDGGLGWSPEDVVRGYLELSAGCLTTTFVITQRTGACRRIASSENSGLKRMLLPGLLSGKTFATVGISHLTTSRQHLGKPALLAKEVDGGFVLDGFSPWVTGAKKADTLVIGATLEDGRQLLMAIPAKGIGIKLGDPAELVGLSASQTGPVQFEQVFCPTEWVLDGPREDVMKKGKGANTGGLETSTLAVGLSLAAYRFLAEQREKRVEFAEPTEHFEAELESLKNDLIAAASGDDQCDPLQIRSRANSLVLRITQAALSSAKGAGYMANHPVGRWCREALFFLVWSCPSNVLSANLCELARIEE from the coding sequence ATGTCGTCTAACGAAATCATCACACCCAATTCACCTAATCTTGAGGCACTTTGCGCGCAGCTACGTCAATTAGCCAATTTCCTGCCTACGGCCCATGACTGGCCCCACGAGCAGCTACAAATTTGTGCACGCATGGGTGTCTTCCGCTGGTTCGTCGCTCAAGAGGATGGCGGTCTCGGGTGGTCGCCCGAGGATGTTGTCCGCGGATACCTCGAGTTGTCGGCCGGCTGTCTCACGACAACCTTCGTCATTACGCAGCGAACAGGGGCGTGTCGGCGAATCGCCAGCAGCGAGAACAGCGGTCTCAAGCGGATGCTGCTGCCGGGGCTGCTTTCCGGTAAAACGTTCGCAACCGTGGGTATCTCGCACCTGACCACCAGTCGGCAGCATCTTGGTAAGCCCGCTTTACTGGCCAAGGAAGTCGATGGAGGCTTCGTGCTGGATGGTTTCAGCCCTTGGGTGACTGGTGCCAAGAAGGCGGACACTTTAGTCATCGGTGCCACGCTGGAAGATGGTCGGCAGTTGCTGATGGCGATTCCAGCGAAAGGGATTGGGATCAAATTGGGGGACCCGGCCGAGCTGGTTGGACTTTCTGCGAGCCAGACCGGACCGGTTCAGTTCGAACAAGTCTTCTGCCCGACCGAATGGGTCTTGGATGGACCGCGTGAAGACGTCATGAAAAAAGGAAAGGGTGCCAACACCGGGGGCCTGGAAACATCGACACTTGCCGTGGGGCTTTCTCTGGCAGCGTATCGTTTTCTGGCCGAGCAACGCGAGAAACGGGTCGAGTTCGCCGAACCCACCGAGCACTTCGAGGCAGAACTCGAGTCGCTGAAGAACGATTTGATTGCGGCCGCTTCTGGCGACGATCAATGCGACCCGCTTCAGATTCGATCGCGAGCGAACAGCCTTGTTCTGCGGATTACCCAAGCCGCCCTCAGCTCTGCCAAAGGGGCAGGCTACATGGCAAATCATCCCGTGGGACGGTGGTGCCGCGAAGCATTGTTCTTCCTGGTTTGGAGTTGCCCGAGCAACGTGCTGTCTGCGAATTTGTGCGAACTTGCTAGAATCGAGGAATGA
- the cysC gene encoding adenylyl-sulfate kinase, with amino-acid sequence MEKVEITWHDHHVSRADREKLNGHGGGVIWFTGLSGSGKSTVANAVDGKLNAMGIHTFLLDGDNVRHGLNASPEILEKKYPPHLAKRFGLGFGAEDRSENIRRIGEVSNLFCQAGVLVLTAFVSPYRLDRLQVRRIVEGSGSSGDFIEVYVDTPLDVCEQRDPKGLYKKARAGLLKGMTGIDDPYENPVNPEVHLQGGDFTVAKLADQVIAHLRRVGKIPAE; translated from the coding sequence ATGGAAAAAGTTGAAATCACCTGGCACGATCACCACGTTTCCCGAGCCGATCGAGAAAAGCTGAACGGACATGGTGGCGGTGTGATTTGGTTTACTGGGCTGAGTGGTAGCGGCAAAAGTACCGTGGCCAACGCAGTCGATGGCAAGTTGAATGCGATGGGCATCCATACCTTTCTGCTGGATGGCGATAATGTACGGCATGGGTTGAACGCGAGCCCCGAGATCCTCGAGAAGAAATATCCGCCCCATCTGGCGAAACGCTTTGGCTTGGGGTTCGGCGCTGAAGATCGTTCCGAGAACATTCGCCGGATTGGCGAGGTTTCCAACTTGTTCTGCCAGGCTGGGGTATTGGTGCTGACCGCGTTTGTCAGTCCCTATCGCCTCGATCGCCTGCAAGTCCGTCGGATTGTCGAGGGGAGCGGAAGCAGTGGTGACTTCATCGAGGTCTACGTCGATACGCCGCTGGATGTCTGCGAGCAGCGAGATCCGAAGGGGCTTTATAAGAAGGCTCGCGCTGGCTTGTTGAAAGGGATGACTGGCATCGACGACCCGTACGAGAATCCGGTCAATCCAGAAGTGCATTTGCAGGGTGGTGATTTCACCGTCGCGAAGTTAGCTGATCAGGTCATTGCTCATTTGCGCCGAGTGGGGAAGATCCCGGCGGAATAG
- a CDS encoding BON domain-containing protein, which yields MISSSMKDIRSRVATALAASSIPRLRFIVVELEDNTVCLRGDVTSFYQKQIAQEVVRSIDSEVDVRNDLRVDEPAN from the coding sequence ATGATCAGTTCCTCGATGAAAGATATACGCTCGCGCGTGGCCACGGCTCTGGCCGCAAGTTCAATCCCCCGCCTCCGCTTCATCGTTGTGGAACTTGAGGACAATACGGTTTGCTTACGGGGGGATGTGACTTCCTTCTATCAGAAGCAGATCGCGCAGGAAGTGGTCCGTTCCATCGATAGCGAAGTCGACGTGCGAAACGATCTGCGTGTCGACGAGCCAGCCAACTAA
- the waaF gene encoding lipopolysaccharide heptosyltransferase II, translated as MPGIRNIAVVLPNWIGDVVMATPTLRAIRQGLTRGDRLVGIMRPYVAKVLEGTDFLDDTILWAKKADDPKQRFWSVVKRFRQQRFDQAILLPNSLSSAGLAWLGGAKERVGYRRYGRGPLLTHSLLPPAVDGKRVPISAVDYYVALAELAGYEVRSRNCELGTTPQDDSTARKIWRDFHFFDRRVIVFNTGGAYGGAKHWPVEYYQQLAKRLVADKRNAVLMICGPSEREAVAAIEREVNHPAVRSLAAHTPTIGLSKAVIRHASLMITTDSGPRHFAAAFNVPSVAIFGPTDPRWAENYNPNELILSAGAECSPCAKRECPLKHHRCMRDLAVDHVLNAATRQLDWQTDRSQAA; from the coding sequence ATGCCTGGTATCCGAAATATCGCAGTCGTTCTTCCCAACTGGATTGGCGACGTCGTCATGGCTACGCCCACGCTGCGTGCCATTCGCCAAGGCCTGACACGTGGCGATCGCCTGGTCGGGATCATGCGTCCCTACGTGGCCAAGGTATTGGAAGGCACGGACTTCCTCGACGATACCATCCTGTGGGCCAAGAAGGCGGACGATCCGAAGCAACGCTTCTGGAGCGTTGTAAAGCGGTTTCGACAGCAACGTTTCGATCAGGCTATTTTGCTACCCAACTCGCTGAGCTCGGCCGGTCTTGCCTGGCTGGGTGGCGCGAAAGAACGTGTCGGTTACCGCCGCTACGGCCGAGGTCCTTTGCTGACGCATAGCCTTCTTCCGCCGGCCGTCGATGGTAAACGCGTCCCTATTTCCGCGGTCGATTACTACGTCGCGCTCGCAGAACTAGCTGGCTATGAAGTTCGATCGCGAAACTGCGAACTCGGCACCACGCCGCAAGATGATTCGACCGCTCGCAAGATTTGGCGAGACTTCCACTTCTTCGATCGACGAGTGATCGTCTTCAATACTGGCGGCGCGTACGGCGGAGCGAAACATTGGCCGGTGGAATATTATCAACAGCTTGCCAAGCGTCTGGTTGCCGACAAAAGAAATGCCGTGCTGATGATTTGTGGCCCCAGCGAACGCGAAGCGGTCGCGGCCATCGAACGGGAAGTGAACCATCCGGCGGTCCGTAGCCTGGCCGCACACACGCCCACGATTGGTTTAAGCAAGGCCGTGATTCGTCATGCCTCGCTGATGATCACCACCGATTCAGGCCCTCGCCATTTCGCAGCAGCGTTCAATGTTCCTTCAGTGGCGATCTTCGGTCCGACCGATCCGCGATGGGCCGAGAACTACAACCCGAACGAATTGATTCTTTCAGCCGGTGCCGAGTGCAGCCCCTGCGCTAAGCGAGAGTGCCCTTTGAAGCACCATCGCTGCATGCGAGACCTGGCAGTCGATCACGTACTGAACGCGGCGACGCGTCAGCTAGACTGGCAAACCGATCGTTCTCAGGCCGCTTAG